The following are encoded together in the Candidatus Binataceae bacterium genome:
- a CDS encoding D-aminoacylase: protein MTWERYDIVIRGATVFDGTGAPPFVSDIAIRADRIAALGKIEGAAGREIDARGLALAPGFIDVHSHDDFAVFTTPAMDFKVMQGVTTDVVGNCGMGAAPYDAVRAHFGMFFGEAALAGWRGYRGYLEAVDRDPPSLNVAALVGHNTVRAAVTGMARRAPSVGELSAMRAIVREGMEAGAVGLSTGLIYEPGRHAATEEIIELAREAAAAGGLYATHMRNEASGLLDAVRETIRIGREAGARVQISHHKAAGRRNWGRVRDSLALIEEARARGLDVTADQYPYTSGSTVLSAVIHNNALNPQGDRGGVARVEPERVLIASAPAHPEYEGKTIAELAAQFGLPAEDAARKVDADERGRTIAILDLMDEGDVRAVMRHPTTMIGSDGIPLGGKPHPRLYGTFPRVLGRYAREAGLLTMEAAVHRMTGMAAAKFELRERGVIRAGAFADLVVFDPATVVDTGTYHEPKRHPNGIAHVFVNGVAVVRDGRHTAARPGRALRRG, encoded by the coding sequence ATGACTTGGGAGCGCTACGATATCGTGATCCGCGGTGCGACGGTTTTTGACGGCACCGGCGCCCCGCCGTTCGTCTCGGACATCGCGATCCGCGCCGACCGCATCGCGGCGCTCGGGAAAATTGAGGGCGCGGCGGGCCGTGAGATCGACGCGCGCGGCCTTGCGCTTGCACCCGGTTTCATCGACGTCCACAGCCACGACGACTTCGCCGTCTTCACTACGCCCGCGATGGACTTCAAAGTGATGCAGGGCGTGACCACCGACGTCGTCGGCAACTGCGGGATGGGCGCAGCGCCGTACGACGCGGTACGCGCGCACTTTGGAATGTTCTTCGGCGAGGCGGCGCTCGCCGGATGGCGCGGCTATCGCGGCTACCTCGAAGCGGTCGATCGCGACCCGCCGAGCCTCAACGTCGCGGCGCTGGTCGGCCACAACACGGTGCGCGCGGCCGTGACGGGGATGGCGCGGCGGGCGCCGAGCGTCGGCGAGCTGAGCGCGATGCGCGCGATTGTGCGCGAGGGAATGGAGGCCGGCGCGGTCGGGCTTTCCACCGGGCTCATCTATGAACCGGGACGCCACGCGGCGACCGAAGAGATAATCGAACTGGCGCGCGAGGCCGCCGCGGCCGGCGGGCTTTACGCCACCCACATGCGTAACGAGGCGAGCGGTCTGCTCGACGCCGTGCGCGAGACGATCCGCATCGGGCGCGAAGCCGGCGCGCGCGTCCAGATCTCCCATCATAAGGCCGCCGGCCGGCGCAACTGGGGCAGGGTGCGCGACTCGCTCGCGCTCATCGAGGAGGCGCGCGCCCGGGGCCTCGACGTCACAGCCGACCAATATCCTTACACCTCGGGCAGCACCGTGCTCTCCGCCGTGATCCACAACAACGCCCTCAATCCGCAGGGCGACCGCGGCGGCGTCGCGCGCGTCGAGCCCGAACGCGTGCTGATTGCCTCCGCACCGGCGCATCCCGAGTACGAGGGGAAAACGATCGCCGAGCTTGCCGCGCAATTCGGCCTTCCGGCTGAGGACGCCGCGCGCAAGGTGGACGCCGACGAGCGCGGCCGCACGATCGCGATCCTCGACCTGATGGACGAGGGCGACGTGCGCGCGGTGATGCGCCATCCGACGACCATGATCGGCTCGGATGGGATTCCGCTAGGCGGCAAGCCCCATCCGCGGCTCTACGGCACTTTCCCGCGCGTGCTCGGCCGTTACGCCCGCGAGGCGGGACTGCTGACGATGGAAGCAGCGGTGCATCGGATGACCGGGATGGCGGCGGCGAAGTTCGAGCTCAGGGAGCGCGGCGTCATTCGCGCCGGCGCGTTCGCCGATCTCGTCGTCTTCGATCCCGCGACGGTCGTCGATACCGGCACCTACCACGAGCCCAAGCGCCACCCAAATGGGATCGCGCACGTCTTCGTCAACGGGGTCGCCGTGGTACGCGACGGCCGCCATACCGCGGCCCGCCCCGGCCGTGCGCTGCGCCGCGGCTGA
- the hisH gene encoding imidazole glycerol phosphate synthase subunit HisH, with translation MIAIVDYKAGNLTSVARALEHLGHPCEITDRPERVRAAERVILPGVGAAGATMENLRALKLDEALRTDVARAGKPFLGICIGIQVLLDRSEEDDARCLGIIAGRVARFPVAVDGRPLKVPQIGWNRVRQTRAHPVFRGIPDNTHFYFVNSYYPIPDDPALAIATSDHGVTFCAALARDNVVATQFHLEKSGAAGLRLLDNFCRQRF, from the coding sequence ATGATCGCGATCGTCGATTACAAGGCGGGCAACCTGACCAGCGTGGCGCGCGCACTCGAGCATCTCGGCCACCCGTGCGAGATCACCGACCGTCCCGAGCGCGTGCGCGCCGCCGAGCGCGTCATCCTGCCCGGCGTCGGAGCGGCGGGCGCGACGATGGAAAATCTTCGCGCGCTCAAGCTCGACGAGGCCCTGCGCACTGACGTGGCGCGCGCGGGCAAGCCGTTTCTGGGCATCTGCATCGGGATCCAGGTGTTGCTCGACCGCAGCGAGGAGGACGACGCACGCTGCCTGGGAATCATCGCCGGGCGCGTGGCGCGCTTTCCAGTGGCGGTGGACGGCCGCCCGCTCAAGGTCCCGCAGATCGGATGGAACCGGGTGCGCCAAACCCGCGCACATCCGGTCTTCCGCGGCATCCCCGACAACACCCACTTCTATTTCGTCAACTCCTACTACCCGATCCCGGACGATCCGGCGCTTGCGATCGCGACGAGCGACCACGGAGTGACGTTCTGCGCCGCGCTCGCGCGCGACAACGTTGTCGCCACCCAGTTTCATCTCGAAAAGAGCGGTGCGGCGGGCCTGCGCCTGCTCGACAACTTCTGCCGGCAGCGGTTCTGA
- the hisF gene encoding imidazole glycerol phosphate synthase subunit HisF has product MLAKRIIPCLDVRAGKVTKGVRFLDNVDVGDPVAMARYYYEQGADELVFYDITASNERRGIMLEVVRAVAREIFIPFSVGGGLRTLEDMRAVLLAGAEKVSIDSGAVRDPSLITAGARAFGSQCIVLSMQVKRTGRAGLPSGHEVIIDGGRLPTGRDALEWAREGERLGAGELCINSIDNDGTKLGYDLEITRRIADAVGIPVIASGGAGEPRHLLEAFTAGGADAAIVASIVHYGEATIPELKRYLRAGGVEVREAIHLEERSAST; this is encoded by the coding sequence ATGCTTGCCAAGCGGATAATCCCGTGCCTCGACGTGCGCGCGGGCAAGGTCACCAAGGGCGTCAGGTTTCTCGACAACGTGGACGTTGGCGATCCGGTGGCGATGGCACGCTACTACTACGAGCAGGGCGCCGACGAGCTGGTCTTTTACGACATCACGGCCTCCAACGAGCGGCGCGGGATCATGCTCGAGGTGGTGCGCGCGGTGGCGCGCGAAATCTTTATCCCGTTCAGCGTGGGCGGCGGGCTCCGCACGCTGGAGGACATGCGCGCGGTGCTGCTGGCCGGCGCCGAGAAAGTCTCGATCGATTCGGGCGCGGTGCGCGACCCCTCGCTGATCACCGCCGGCGCGCGCGCCTTCGGCAGCCAGTGCATCGTGCTCTCGATGCAGGTGAAGCGCACCGGCCGCGCCGGGCTGCCCTCGGGCCACGAGGTCATCATCGACGGCGGCCGGCTGCCCACCGGCCGCGACGCGCTGGAGTGGGCGCGCGAGGGCGAGCGGCTGGGCGCGGGCGAGCTGTGCATCAATTCGATCGACAACGACGGCACCAAGCTCGGCTACGATCTCGAGATAACGCGGAGGATCGCCGACGCCGTGGGCATCCCGGTCATCGCTTCGGGCGGGGCCGGCGAGCCGCGCCATCTGCTGGAGGCGTTCACCGCGGGCGGCGCCGACGCCGCGATCGTCGCCTCGATCGTGCATTACGGCGAGGCCACGATCCCGGAGCTGAAGCGCTACCTGCGCGCGGGCGGAGTCGAAGTGCGCGAGGCGATCCATCTGGAAGAGAGGAGCGCGAGCACGTGA
- the ribH gene encoding 6,7-dimethyl-8-ribityllumazine synthase gives MKIAMVVSEFNFDVTSTMEERARRHCAFLGAEVSHVVHVPGVFDMGPAIKRLLRRKDVDAVVIIGAVIKGDTGHDEIVAQAAARAAAELALQFDKPVGLGITGPGMTREQALDRIDNVRNAVEAAVRMVRTLKELGD, from the coding sequence GTGAAGATCGCGATGGTAGTGTCGGAGTTCAACTTTGACGTGACCTCCACGATGGAGGAGCGGGCGCGCCGCCACTGCGCCTTCCTCGGCGCCGAGGTCAGCCACGTCGTGCATGTGCCCGGCGTTTTCGACATGGGCCCGGCGATCAAGAGGCTGCTGCGGCGCAAGGACGTCGACGCGGTGGTGATCATCGGCGCGGTGATCAAGGGCGACACCGGTCACGACGAGATCGTGGCCCAGGCTGCCGCGCGTGCCGCCGCCGAGCTGGCGCTCCAGTTCGACAAGCCGGTCGGGCTCGGGATAACCGGCCCTGGGATGACCCGCGAGCAAGCGCTCGACCGGATCGACAACGTGCGCAACGCGGTCGAGGCGGCGGTGCGGATGGTGCGCACGCTTAAGGAGCTGGGCGACTAG
- a CDS encoding tetratricopeptide repeat protein, with amino-acid sequence MSNEGAIKRSHTFSTRAAARILAISPDRIRYWVRHSLIRPLTRGRQMRFGFDDLLVMRLAKELLPNRHRMEPMRRCLERARGMFGGARPLTSLRLVSHDGQIVVRDRGVMVEVASGQMLLGFGAAPASGRVEERFGPARVRERFEEARRLAESDPLRALTLYSELLGREPRNFEAHIDLAGLLEREGDLAGALRALLGAAAIVPTNADVHVRLGLLYRRRNEIQNALSSFLRAVECDPLSLAAHRNLAELYEAMGRKREALRHLSTVHRLTRNE; translated from the coding sequence ATGTCGAACGAGGGGGCGATTAAGCGCTCGCATACCTTCTCGACGCGCGCCGCGGCGCGCATCCTGGCGATTTCCCCCGACCGCATCCGTTACTGGGTCAGGCACTCGCTCATCCGGCCGCTCACGCGCGGGCGCCAGATGCGCTTCGGCTTCGACGACCTGCTGGTGATGCGCCTGGCCAAGGAGCTGCTGCCCAACCGCCATCGGATGGAACCGATGCGCCGGTGCCTGGAGCGGGCGCGCGGGATGTTCGGGGGCGCCCGCCCGCTGACTTCGTTGCGCCTGGTTAGTCACGACGGCCAGATCGTCGTGCGCGACCGCGGCGTGATGGTCGAGGTGGCGAGCGGCCAGATGCTGCTTGGCTTCGGCGCCGCGCCGGCGTCGGGCAGAGTGGAGGAGCGCTTCGGCCCGGCCCGCGTGCGCGAACGCTTCGAGGAGGCGCGCCGGCTGGCTGAGAGCGACCCCCTGCGCGCGCTCACCCTGTACAGCGAGCTCCTGGGGCGCGAGCCACGCAACTTCGAGGCGCACATCGACCTCGCCGGCCTGCTCGAACGCGAGGGCGACCTCGCGGGCGCGCTGCGCGCGCTGCTCGGCGCGGCAGCGATCGTGCCGACCAACGCCGACGTCCACGTGCGGCTGGGGCTGCTCTATCGCCGGCGCAATGAGATCCAGAACGCGCTTTCCAGCTTCCTGCGCGCCGTCGAATGCGATCCACTCTCGCTCGCCGCCCACCGCAACCTCGCCGAGCTGTACGAGGCGATGGGGCGCAAGCGCGAGGCCCTGCGCCATCTCAGCACCGTCCATCGCCTGACCCGCAACGAATAG
- the ilvA gene encoding threonine ammonia-lyase yields the protein MSPETPATVRIEDVEAARERLKGVVKPTPLIQSATFGRMLGAEVYVKPENLQKTGSFKIRGAYNRIAALSADEAVRGTVAASAGNHGQALAYAAARAGVRATIVMPTTAAIAKIEATRSYGQTVELAGADYQEARRAAEEIRARTGALFVDAYDDPFVIAGQGTIGLEICDELTPDFVLVPVGGGGLIAGMAVALAARAPDARLIGVEAAGSAQLSLSLSRGAPATVPTAVDTIADGLATGRIGRLPFALIRDRIDRVVTVDDFEIGEAVLLMLERMKLLAEGAGAAALAGALKLGTQLAGRRVVIVASGGNIDVNLLDRIIGHGLAKAGRLVRMTVEMRDRPGELGRLLAAVAEQGANVHAIQHDRTRRDVRIGSARVTVELETRGHDHIERIRDALATRGLKVLVES from the coding sequence ATGAGCCCGGAAACGCCCGCAACTGTAAGAATCGAAGACGTCGAGGCGGCGCGCGAGCGGCTTAAGGGAGTTGTCAAGCCCACACCGCTAATCCAGAGCGCGACGTTTGGCCGGATGCTCGGCGCCGAGGTTTACGTCAAGCCAGAGAATCTCCAGAAGACCGGCTCGTTCAAGATTCGCGGCGCCTACAACCGAATCGCTGCGCTGTCGGCGGACGAGGCCGTGCGCGGCACGGTTGCCGCCTCGGCCGGCAACCATGGGCAGGCGCTGGCCTACGCCGCCGCGCGGGCCGGCGTGCGCGCGACGATCGTGATGCCGACCACGGCGGCGATCGCCAAGATCGAGGCGACGCGCAGCTACGGCCAAACGGTCGAACTGGCGGGTGCCGATTACCAGGAGGCGCGGCGCGCGGCCGAGGAAATCCGCGCGCGCACCGGCGCGCTCTTCGTTGATGCATACGACGACCCGTTCGTAATCGCCGGCCAGGGCACGATCGGCCTGGAAATCTGCGACGAGCTTACGCCCGACTTCGTGCTGGTGCCGGTAGGTGGCGGCGGCCTGATTGCGGGGATGGCGGTCGCGCTCGCCGCGCGCGCGCCCGACGCCCGGCTTATCGGGGTCGAAGCGGCGGGCTCGGCGCAGCTCAGCTTAAGCCTCAGCCGCGGCGCGCCCGCGACGGTGCCGACGGCGGTCGATACGATCGCCGACGGGCTTGCGACCGGCCGGATCGGCCGCCTCCCGTTCGCGCTCATCCGCGACCGCATCGACCGCGTCGTTACCGTGGATGACTTCGAGATCGGCGAGGCGGTGCTGTTGATGCTCGAGCGGATGAAGCTGCTCGCCGAGGGCGCGGGCGCGGCTGCGCTGGCGGGTGCGCTCAAGCTCGGCACGCAGCTCGCCGGGCGGCGGGTCGTAATCGTCGCCAGCGGCGGCAACATCGACGTCAACCTGCTTGACCGGATCATCGGGCACGGACTGGCCAAGGCCGGCCGGCTGGTGAGGATGACGGTCGAGATGCGCGACCGGCCGGGCGAACTGGGACGCCTGCTGGCGGCGGTCGCGGAGCAGGGCGCCAACGTGCACGCGATCCAGCACGATCGCACGCGGCGCGACGTCCGGATCGGCAGCGCGCGGGTCACCGTCGAGCTCGAAACGCGCGGCCACGACCATATCGAGCGCATCCGCGATGCGCTCGCCACGCGCGGGCTCAAAGTCCTGGTCGAAAGCTGA
- a CDS encoding TatD family hydrolase: MSWIVDSHCHLADPRLYPELDAVLERAAATEVGPIVAVGALDTLEADRLTVAIAEHHPQVFAAVGVHPHNASDCDDARIAALAELARSPRVVAIGESGLDFHYMHSAAEAQERALRRHLELARVLDRPLVIHCRNAERRLCEIVRKAGMPPAGGVIHCFTGDAPAAREFVALGFHISFSGILTFKSAGAVREAAAAVPEERLLVETDAPYLAPEPHRGERNEPAYVRRTFERLAALRGADPAALAERIRANAARLFGIAID, from the coding sequence ATGAGCTGGATTGTCGACTCCCACTGCCATCTGGCCGACCCACGGCTCTATCCCGAGCTGGACGCGGTGCTCGAACGCGCCGCCGCCACGGAGGTCGGGCCGATCGTCGCGGTGGGCGCGCTCGACACGCTCGAAGCCGACCGGCTGACGGTCGCCATCGCCGAGCACCATCCGCAGGTCTTCGCCGCCGTCGGCGTCCATCCACACAACGCCTCGGATTGTGACGATGCCCGGATCGCCGCGCTCGCGGAGCTTGCGCGCTCGCCGCGCGTGGTCGCGATCGGGGAGAGCGGTCTGGACTTTCACTACATGCACTCGGCGGCCGAAGCGCAGGAGCGCGCGCTGCGCCGCCATCTGGAGCTCGCGCGCGTGCTGGATCGCCCGCTGGTCATCCATTGCCGCAATGCCGAGCGGCGGCTTTGCGAAATCGTGCGCAAGGCGGGGATGCCGCCGGCCGGCGGCGTTATCCACTGCTTCACCGGCGACGCCCCCGCCGCGCGCGAGTTCGTTGCGCTCGGCTTCCACATTTCGTTTTCCGGAATCCTGACCTTCAAGAGCGCGGGCGCAGTGCGCGAAGCGGCGGCAGCCGTGCCCGAGGAGCGGCTGTTGGTCGAAACCGACGCGCCCTACCTCGCCCCCGAACCGCATCGCGGAGAGCGCAACGAACCGGCGTACGTGCGCCGCACCTTCGAGCGCCTCGCCGCGCTGCGCGGGGCCGATCCCGCGGCGCTCGCGGAGCGCATCCGCGCCAACGCCGCCCGCCTCTTCGGCATCGCTATCGACTGA
- a CDS encoding NnrU family protein has translation MDGAGVIALWAVLFLAGHFVLSAGPVRAALVGALGEQPFRGIYSLVALATFIPLVVVFAYHKHAGVMLWNLRGAVPIRWLVWVLMLAALVILVASFITPNPAQIGAPAGPDAAAPRGILKLTRHPSFVALGLFGIAHILMNGWAGDIAFFVTFPVLGIVGGWHQDRRKLREMGERYRRFVEQTSFMPGAALLSGRQRCDRAADIPWLGVAIGVAAFVVLIALHHPLFGGYPMG, from the coding sequence ATGGACGGTGCCGGAGTGATCGCGCTGTGGGCCGTGCTGTTCCTTGCCGGCCACTTCGTCCTTTCCGCCGGGCCGGTGCGCGCGGCGCTAGTCGGCGCGCTCGGCGAGCAGCCCTTTCGCGGTATCTATTCGCTCGTGGCGCTGGCGACCTTCATCCCGCTGGTCGTCGTGTTTGCCTATCACAAGCACGCGGGTGTGATGCTGTGGAACCTGCGCGGGGCCGTTCCGATACGATGGCTGGTATGGGTGCTGATGCTCGCGGCGCTGGTGATTCTCGTCGCCTCGTTCATCACGCCCAACCCTGCTCAGATCGGCGCACCGGCCGGCCCCGACGCCGCCGCGCCGCGCGGCATTCTCAAGCTTACGCGCCATCCGAGCTTTGTCGCGTTGGGCCTCTTTGGGATTGCGCACATCCTGATGAACGGATGGGCCGGTGATATCGCTTTCTTCGTGACCTTCCCGGTGCTTGGCATCGTCGGCGGATGGCATCAGGACCGCCGCAAGCTGCGCGAGATGGGCGAGCGCTACCGCCGTTTCGTCGAGCAGACCTCGTTTATGCCGGGTGCAGCGCTGCTCAGCGGGCGGCAGCGATGCGATCGGGCGGCAGACATCCCCTGGCTGGGCGTCGCGATCGGGGTCGCGGCTTTCGTCGTGCTGATCGCGCTTCACCATCCACTCTTCGGCGGCTATCCGATGGGCTAA
- a CDS encoding SRPBCC domain-containing protein, whose protein sequence is MQRPEISIASEGKEMSAQTAVTSKSADRELVITRVFDAPRRLVFKAWTEPEHMMRWRGPKGFTVSVLDHELRPGGAYRIHMRSPEGTDHWLRGVYREIVEPERLTFTWAWEDEHGKPRHETLVTVTFAELDGKTRLTLHQAVFESVTACDAHRAGWSSSLERLADFLASS, encoded by the coding sequence ATGCAGCGCCCCGAGATTTCAATCGCATCGGAGGGCAAAGAAATGAGCGCACAGACGGCTGTTACGAGCAAATCCGCGGACCGCGAACTCGTCATCACGCGCGTCTTCGACGCGCCGCGGCGCCTCGTGTTCAAAGCCTGGACCGAACCCGAGCACATGATGCGCTGGCGGGGACCTAAAGGCTTCACCGTCAGCGTGCTCGATCACGAGCTTCGGCCGGGCGGCGCCTACCGCATCCATATGCGCTCGCCGGAGGGCACCGACCATTGGCTGCGCGGAGTCTATCGCGAGATCGTCGAGCCTGAGCGCCTGACGTTCACCTGGGCGTGGGAGGACGAGCACGGCAAGCCGCGCCACGAAACGCTCGTAACGGTAACCTTCGCGGAACTCGACGGCAAGACGAGGCTCACCCTTCATCAGGCGGTCTTCGAATCGGTGACCGCGTGCGACGCGCATCGGGCCGGTTGGTCGAGCAGCCTCGAGCGCCTGGCCGACTTCCTGGCAAGTTCCTGA
- a CDS encoding ubiquitin-like small modifier protein 1, with the protein MREGRGGRLSGAVRFHLPAALRQWAGGRETVEMALPAGARATIVEAFIALGRDYPGLRQRVLDDQGNIRRHVNVFVDGENVRVAQGGATQVSEASEVWIYPALSGG; encoded by the coding sequence GTGCGTGAAGGCCGCGGTGGTCGCCTGAGCGGCGCTGTGCGCTTTCATCTGCCGGCCGCGTTGCGCCAATGGGCGGGCGGAAGGGAAACTGTCGAGATGGCGCTGCCGGCAGGCGCGCGCGCGACGATCGTCGAGGCATTCATAGCCCTCGGCCGCGACTATCCGGGCCTCCGCCAGCGCGTCCTCGACGACCAGGGCAATATCCGTCGCCACGTCAACGTGTTCGTTGACGGCGAGAACGTTCGCGTCGCGCAAGGCGGAGCGACTCAGGTCAGCGAAGCTTCCGAGGTGTGGATTTATCCCGCACTTTCGGGCGGATGA
- a CDS encoding metalloregulator ArsR/SmtB family transcription factor codes for MQPRSDSLSATFAALADPTRRAILARLASGEASVTELAEPFAMSLPAVSKHLKVLERAGLIARGREAQWRPCRLEAAPLKDVSDWLEHYSRFWEESLDRLAEYLNEMQTEKSQTKAKGRRGQAGKKRSERSGWRSK; via the coding sequence ATGCAGCCACGATCCGACTCTTTGAGTGCCACCTTCGCCGCCCTTGCCGATCCGACCCGGCGCGCAATCCTCGCCCGTCTCGCCTCGGGCGAGGCGTCAGTGACCGAGTTGGCCGAGCCGTTCGCGATGAGCCTGCCGGCCGTCTCCAAGCATCTCAAGGTGCTCGAGCGCGCCGGGCTTATCGCGCGCGGACGCGAAGCGCAGTGGCGGCCGTGCCGGCTGGAGGCCGCGCCGCTCAAGGACGTCTCGGATTGGCTGGAGCACTACAGCCGCTTTTGGGAGGAGAGCCTCGATCGCCTTGCGGAATATCTGAACGAAATGCAGACGGAAAAGTCGCAAACGAAGGCAAAAGGTCGCCGCGGCCAGGCCGGAAAGAAGCGATCGGAGCGCTCCGGATGGAGGTCAAAATGA
- a CDS encoding amidohydrolase family protein, translating into MAKIIDADGHIVEPRILWEEYVEPAYRDRIPKIIKDAEGIDRFGAGSWARAGIYFPAAMCIPGGLSPERMRKLSWDDLRPGSYDPHARIKDMDAEGIDVSFLFPSLGLGYVALRDIELSIAACRAYNNWMADFCRPYRDRLYSIAPVPLFDVAAAAAEMRRVVREHGVRAVAVRPNPYGERLLSDPAYDRFWSEAEELDCTIALHGAVGGDMPTAGFERYRDFFQRMIISHPLEQQMACMDLICGGVLERHPRLRVAFLEAGGMWVTYWLARLDEFYEKIGFMVPKARLKPSEYFNRQCFCSCEPDDIALGTAAELGADDYLMWASDYPHYDCTFPGAVEELREHCAALPEASRRKVMGDNAARCYGVA; encoded by the coding sequence ATGGCGAAAATCATCGACGCCGACGGGCATATCGTCGAGCCGCGCATCCTGTGGGAAGAATACGTCGAGCCGGCCTACCGCGACCGCATCCCGAAGATCATCAAGGACGCCGAGGGCATCGATCGCTTCGGGGCCGGCAGTTGGGCCCGCGCAGGAATTTATTTCCCCGCCGCGATGTGCATCCCGGGCGGGCTCAGCCCCGAGCGGATGCGCAAGTTAAGCTGGGACGATCTGCGTCCGGGCAGCTACGACCCCCACGCCCGCATCAAGGACATGGACGCCGAAGGGATCGACGTCTCGTTTCTCTTCCCCTCGCTGGGCCTGGGCTACGTCGCGCTGCGCGATATCGAGCTGTCGATTGCGGCCTGTCGCGCCTACAACAACTGGATGGCTGACTTCTGCCGGCCCTACCGTGACCGGCTCTACAGCATCGCGCCCGTGCCGCTGTTCGACGTCGCGGCGGCGGCGGCCGAGATGCGCCGGGTGGTCCGCGAGCACGGCGTGCGCGCGGTCGCCGTGCGGCCCAATCCGTACGGCGAGCGCCTGCTGAGCGACCCGGCTTACGACCGCTTCTGGAGCGAGGCCGAGGAGCTCGACTGCACGATCGCGCTGCACGGCGCCGTCGGCGGCGACATGCCGACCGCCGGCTTCGAGCGCTACCGCGATTTCTTCCAGCGCATGATCATCTCGCATCCGCTGGAGCAGCAGATGGCGTGCATGGATCTGATCTGCGGCGGCGTGCTCGAGCGCCATCCGCGCCTGCGCGTGGCGTTCCTGGAGGCCGGCGGAATGTGGGTTACGTACTGGCTCGCCCGGCTCGATGAGTTTTACGAAAAGATCGGCTTCATGGTGCCGAAGGCGAGGCTCAAACCGAGCGAATATTTTAACCGCCAGTGCTTCTGCTCGTGCGAGCCGGACGATATAGCACTTGGGACCGCTGCCGAATTGGGTGCAGATGACTACCTGATGTGGGCCTCGGACTATCCGCACTACGACTGCACCTTTCCGGGCGCGGTCGAGGAGCTGCGCGAGCACTGCGCGGCGCTGCCCGAGGCGTCGCGCCGCAAGGTGATGGGCGACAACGCCGCGCGCTGCTACGGGGTCGCCTGA